Proteins from one Halopseudomonas pelagia genomic window:
- the phoU gene encoding phosphate signaling complex protein PhoU has protein sequence MTDKKDDVYGDHISNKFNDELLDLKSEFLKMGGMVESQVERAIHALVENDGHLADEVRVGDKKVDRMEMDIDEEATLIIARRQPTARDLRLVISVIKMVADLERVGDEAKKIAKFAIKLSEEGQAPRGYVEVRHIGDHVLSMLRDALDAFARLDSEQALRIMKEDKRVDEEYQAATRSLLTFMMEDTRNISRCMSVMWVLRALERVGDHACNIAENVIFMVKGEDVRHTPVEEAEKVVGR, from the coding sequence ATGACAGATAAAAAAGACGATGTGTACGGCGATCACATTTCCAACAAGTTCAATGATGAACTTCTGGATCTGAAATCAGAATTTCTCAAGATGGGCGGCATGGTCGAGTCCCAGGTTGAGCGGGCCATCCACGCCCTGGTTGAAAATGACGGCCATCTGGCCGATGAAGTGCGCGTTGGCGACAAGAAAGTCGACCGCATGGAAATGGACATAGACGAAGAGGCAACGCTGATCATTGCCCGGCGTCAGCCTACCGCGCGCGATCTGCGTCTGGTTATTTCGGTAATCAAGATGGTGGCGGATCTGGAGCGGGTTGGTGATGAGGCGAAGAAGATTGCCAAGTTTGCCATCAAACTCTCGGAAGAGGGCCAGGCGCCACGCGGCTATGTGGAAGTGCGACACATTGGCGATCATGTGTTGAGCATGTTGCGCGACGCACTGGACGCTTTTGCTCGCCTGGATTCCGAGCAAGCGCTAAGGATCATGAAGGAAGACAAGCGCGTTGATGAAGAATACCAGGCGGCCACGCGCTCCTTGCTGACCTTCATGATGGAAGATACCCGCAATATCTCCCGCTGCATGTCGGTGATGTGGGTATTGCGCGCGCTGGAGCGGGTCGGCGACCACGCCTGCAATATCGCCGAAAACGTGATTTTCATGGTCAAGGGCGAAGACGTACGCCACACGCCGGTGGAAGAAGCCGAGAAAGTAGTCGGGCGCTGA
- a CDS encoding DUF6152 family protein, whose amino-acid sequence MSFPSALTRTLGITALAALFAAPALAHHGWSWAEEDQMQLTGTVSEVRISPPHPSIELETEDDGNWRIELGNPRGTARAGFDQDSTKPGDEITVIGNRSRDAAEKRMKAVQVIVGDKTYDIYPDRVQH is encoded by the coding sequence ATGAGCTTTCCATCAGCACTCACTCGTACACTTGGCATCACTGCCCTGGCGGCCCTGTTTGCCGCTCCCGCCCTGGCCCATCACGGCTGGTCCTGGGCTGAAGAAGATCAGATGCAGCTGACCGGCACCGTCAGCGAAGTGCGCATCAGCCCTCCGCATCCATCAATTGAGCTCGAAACCGAAGATGACGGTAACTGGCGCATCGAATTGGGCAATCCCCGTGGCACTGCACGTGCCGGTTTTGACCAGGACTCTACCAAGCCTGGCGACGAGATTACAGTTATCGGCAACCGCTCCCGCGACGCAGCGGAAAAACGCATGAAAGCGGTGCAGGTGATTGTCGGGGACAAGACCTACGATATCTACCCCGACCGTGTTCAGCACTGA
- a CDS encoding DUF2214 domain-containing protein gives MDDSLWTALTALPPAVWLRDYFLAYLLVNAAHIAGLGMLLGSIITLDLRLLGLFRQAPLQPLAHVLSRTAASGLALAIFTGIWLFLVNAPEYVNNSAFLSKLLLVSLAIANATFLHSRRHWRLALQEGRANLPVRIHALISLLLWPAALVAGRWIGFL, from the coding sequence ATGGACGACAGTCTCTGGACCGCACTCACGGCTTTACCTCCGGCCGTATGGCTACGTGATTATTTCCTAGCTTATCTGCTGGTCAATGCCGCGCATATTGCCGGGCTGGGTATGCTGCTGGGCAGCATTATCACTCTGGATCTTCGCCTGCTGGGGCTGTTTCGCCAGGCGCCGTTGCAGCCGTTGGCTCACGTTCTGAGCCGCACGGCTGCCAGCGGCCTGGCATTGGCCATTTTCACCGGCATCTGGCTGTTCCTGGTCAATGCTCCGGAATATGTAAACAATAGTGCGTTCTTAAGCAAACTGCTGCTGGTAAGCCTCGCCATTGCTAACGCGACATTTCTTCACTCTCGAAGACACTGGCGGTTGGCGCTGCAGGAAGGCCGGGCAAACCTGCCAGTACGCATTCATGCGTTGATATCGTTGCTGCTCTGGCCTGCCGCCCTGGTAGCCGGGCGCTGGATCGGCTTTCTCTAA